The window GAAATATCCGAGTATCCAAAGTCTTCTCGAAAGGGAGGCGGAGGCTGAGACCGACGCTGGAGCAGATGCCGCCTTGACTGTCTCACAAGATAGCTTCGACGCAGCGAAGAGAGAGTACGAAGAGTTAGTTGGGGTAAAGATTCCTGAGAACAAGCAGGCGATTGAAACCGCGAAAGAGCATGGAGACTTGCGGGAAAACGCTGAATACAAGATGGCCAGGCAGGATCAGGATACATTATTGGCCCGAAAGGCTGACCTGGATCGCGATCTTGCCCGGGCTCGGGTGACTGATTTCAGCGATGCTTCAGCGGACTCCGTTGGTATTGGTTCTGTGGTTGAACTCCTCGAGGGTTCATCCGGCAAAACGAGAAAATACGCGATCCTCGGAGCTTGGGATAGCGACCCTGATCGAAACGTGCTTTCCTACCTCACTCCGTTGGGACAAATGCTGCTTGCCAAAGAGGTGGGAGACGTCGTCGAAACCGAGGTCGATGGAATTAGGGAAGAGTGGAAAGTGGAATCACTCGCTCGTTGGGTGGATCAATCGTGGTAGCCTAGTTTGGGTCGCCTTTTTTCTGAAACAGACGAACTAAGCGCAATGGCAGACGGGTGGGAAACTTTGCGTCTGCTCTCCGAGCCGACAAGGGCTCGCATTCTCGCACTGGTGGGTGAAGAGGAGCTTTCCGTGGCAGAGCTACAGGAGATTCTCGGGATGGGCCAGTCGCGCATCTCTTCCCATCTCGGCCTCCTGCGGCAGGGAGGGACAGTCTTGGATCGCCGTGAGGGAAAACACACGTTCTACGGCTTGAATCCCGATTTGAAGGGACCCGTCAGAAAGCTGATCCAGTCAGCTCTGACGCTTGCTGAGGACGAAGAATGGTTTTCTCGCGACCAACAAAACCTCCAGCGCGTCCTCGAACAGCGAAAGCAGGTTGCCGAAAAATATTTCAATCTGGTAGCGGGTCGTCTCGGGCGCAGCTATTGTCCTGGTAGATCGTGGAAAGCGATCGGTCACTTCCTCCTGCTTTTGACTCCAAGAGTGACGGTAGCCGACCTTGGAGCGGGAGAAGGTATGCTGTCTCATTTACTGGCTAGAAATGCCGAAAAGGTCTTTTGCATCGATAACTCTAAAAAGATGGTCGAGGTCGGAACTGAACTTGCGAAAAAAAATGGTCTCAAGAATCTTGACTACAAACTGGGAGACATCGAGGAAGTGCCACTACCGGACCGATCTGTAGATCTGGCGCTCCTCAGTCAGGCATTACATCATGCGGATAAGCCGGCAGTGGCGATCAAAGAGGCGTTTCGGATTTTGAAGCCAGGCGGAAGACTTGCTGTTTTAGACCTTTCAGAGCATCAATTTGAGAAAGCGCGTGAGCTTTATGCTGATCAGTGGCTCGGCTTTTCAGAGAACGATCTGTATCGTTTCTTACGGGAGGCTGGTTTTCGGTCGGTAGAGGTCTCCAGTGTTGCAAAGGAGGATCAAGACCCAGGGTTCGTCACCCTTTTAGCGACAGGCCTAAGGCCCGGTTGATGCGGTCGGTCTGACCTCTAGTAAGACTTTGCAAAAACGGCCATGGGCGCGTCTGCTGCTCCCGTGAATGGACAAGTACCTTTTCGGGGATCGTCAAGAGGAATACACCTGATGGTGACCTTTGCTTTCGTGGAGATCTCTTTTTCGAGTTCTTCGCTTCCTGCCCAGGGACACAAAACGAATCCAGAGCTTTCCTCAGAACTGAACCAGGAGTAAAAGTCGTCCTGAGTCTCGATCGTTCTCGTGTTTTCATTCCGAAATGCCAATGCGCGGGAATAGAGGCTATCGTGGATCTCAGAGAGTATCTCTGGGAGAATTTCCACGATCCGACTGCGTGAAACGGACTCCTTTTCTTTCGGACCTTTGTCGCGCCTTCCGAGAAAGACGGCTTCGGAGGCAACATCACGAGGTCCGATTTCGAGGCGGATCGGAACTCCCTTTTTGATCCAGCTCCAAACCTTTTCGCCTCCTCTCATGTCCCTTTCGTCAATCTTCGTCCGCACGGGTTGACCTGCATAGGCAAGACCAGAAAGATCGTTTTCGAGGTTTTTGCAGTAGGAGAGCACAGACTCTCGGTGTTCCTCCTTTGGGATAACGGGGATGATTACGACTTGCTGAGGAGCAACCTTCGGAGGAAGGACAAGTCCGTCATCATCACTGTGCACCATGATCATAGCTCCGACCAAACGGGTCGAGACTCCCCATGAAGTAGTCCAAGCGTACTCCTCGCGACCCGATGCGTTGAGAAACTTGATCTCGCTTGCTTTCGCAAAGTTCTGGCCGAGGAAGTGAGAGGTTCCAGCCTGAAGAGCTTTGGTGTCTTGCATCATTGCCTCGATGCTAAACGTAGCGACAGCGCCGGGAAACCGTTCGGCAGCGGTTTTCTCACCCTTGACGACCGGGATCGCCAGGTAATCGCGGGCAAAAGTCTCGTACACATCGAGCATTTGGTGGGTCTCTTTAACGGCCTCTTCTTCCGTGGC of the Verrucomicrobiota bacterium genome contains:
- a CDS encoding metalloregulator ArsR/SmtB family transcription factor; protein product: MADGWETLRLLSEPTRARILALVGEEELSVAELQEILGMGQSRISSHLGLLRQGGTVLDRREGKHTFYGLNPDLKGPVRKLIQSALTLAEDEEWFSRDQQNLQRVLEQRKQVAEKYFNLVAGRLGRSYCPGRSWKAIGHFLLLLTPRVTVADLGAGEGMLSHLLARNAEKVFCIDNSKKMVEVGTELAKKNGLKNLDYKLGDIEEVPLPDRSVDLALLSQALHHADKPAVAIKEAFRILKPGGRLAVLDLSEHQFEKARELYADQWLGFSENDLYRFLREAGFRSVEVSSVAKEDQDPGFVTLLATGLRPG
- the proS gene encoding proline--tRNA ligase, producing MTKKKEGHTSAIHPTRSENYPEWYQQVIKAAELAETSPVRGCMVIKPWGYGLWENMQRILDGMFKETGHENAYFPLFIPRSFLQKEAEHVDGFAKECAVVTHSRLETDENGVLQPTGELEEPLIVRPTSETIIGETYSRWVQSYRDLPILINQWANVVRWEMRTRMFLRTSEFLWQEGHTVHATEEEAVKETHQMLDVYETFARDYLAIPVVKGEKTAAERFPGAVATFSIEAMMQDTKALQAGTSHFLGQNFAKASEIKFLNASGREEYAWTTSWGVSTRLVGAMIMVHSDDDGLVLPPKVAPQQVVIIPVIPKEEHRESVLSYCKNLENDLSGLAYAGQPVRTKIDERDMRGGEKVWSWIKKGVPIRLEIGPRDVASEAVFLGRRDKGPKEKESVSRSRIVEILPEILSEIHDSLYSRALAFRNENTRTIETQDDFYSWFSSEESSGFVLCPWAGSEELEKEISTKAKVTIRCIPLDDPRKGTCPFTGAADAPMAVFAKSY